A portion of the Staphylococcus felis genome contains these proteins:
- a CDS encoding helicase C-terminal domain-containing protein translates to MYHHTRFAVVDLETTGNHLGYDEIIQIGITFVENNKVVDTYHSMIKTHLEIPTFIQALTSIESDMLSEAPYFSEVAKDIYNQIKDCVFVAHNVNFDLVFLKKALKKHNINFHPKKVLDTLEIFQIAFPTEKSYQLSELAISLNIPLTQAHRADEDAHTTALLLIKAFDFFKTLPINTKKQLYYLSKHLKYNLNDYLFEMVRYHDSTNQIQGLKHFDHIYFKPQSPLEVKPIDFSGNLKDLYLMIINKTKYQYRESQLYLSEIIFNQLMNNEKTLVEAETGSGKSLAYIVAAIMYYIETGEHVMISTNTKLLQNQLLEHDIPIVNRALKSQINAKLIKSKQDYISLGLISDILKEETSNYEVNLLKMQLLIWILSTDTGDIQELNLRGSQQMYMAQKNETYTATLKDGHYYNYIKNNAAKIQIGVTNHAHLLHSSSENSIYQLFRHCIIDEAHRLPDYALNCSISELSYSDIKYQLGLIGKTEHEKLLKQIDMLEQQRILQQLNIPPIDVFTFKSDLNDIHETNEHFFNVLFSLVQDNPIYDDETSKLHFAYDLDARQITPILHQYITKVNQTIENFKGMKHKVIKAVRKHLLYIRDQLRELEKNIEKGHTFYISLKNINQKSTIRIHTKNTLVKDVLTKKLLEKFDSITFISGTLTFNHSFSTFEKWFDYKNKFNTYQIKPTHRLKSNGHIFVPNDIEKYNYQNHDQYIETMIEYISRYVNTIKGKCLILFTSYQMLYTVMDYLNQMAEFEDYVILSQQPNQNYKIVQQFNHFDKAILLGTTSFFEGFDYQSAEVKCVMIAKLPFMSQYADKPMLLKDEFNNIFKDYILPEAVIRFRQGLGRLLRNENDKGIIVSFDSRLLHSSYTHFFLDTLSQYHTHEGSANQFEEILNHLKKSHH, encoded by the coding sequence ATGTATCATCATACACGCTTTGCTGTTGTAGATTTAGAAACAACTGGGAATCATCTCGGTTATGATGAAATTATTCAAATTGGCATCACGTTTGTTGAAAATAATAAAGTAGTGGATACATATCATTCAATGATTAAAACTCATTTAGAGATTCCCACATTTATTCAAGCACTTACTTCAATAGAATCTGATATGTTAAGTGAAGCGCCGTATTTTAGTGAAGTTGCAAAAGATATCTATAACCAGATTAAAGATTGTGTGTTTGTTGCCCATAATGTTAATTTTGATCTTGTTTTTTTAAAAAAAGCTCTAAAAAAACATAATATTAACTTCCACCCTAAAAAAGTTCTAGACACTTTAGAAATATTTCAAATTGCATTCCCAACTGAAAAGAGCTATCAACTAAGTGAATTGGCTATATCTTTAAATATTCCATTAACACAGGCTCACCGTGCTGATGAAGATGCACATACGACAGCATTATTATTAATTAAAGCTTTTGACTTTTTTAAAACATTGCCGATAAATACCAAAAAGCAATTATATTACTTAAGTAAACATTTGAAATATAATTTAAATGATTATCTATTTGAAATGGTGAGATATCACGATAGTACAAATCAGATTCAAGGACTCAAACATTTTGATCATATTTATTTTAAACCTCAATCTCCACTAGAAGTTAAACCTATAGATTTTAGTGGGAATTTAAAAGATTTATATTTAATGATTATCAATAAAACGAAATATCAGTATCGGGAATCTCAACTTTATCTTTCTGAAATCATTTTCAACCAATTAATGAATAACGAAAAAACATTAGTTGAAGCTGAGACAGGTAGTGGTAAATCATTAGCGTATATTGTAGCAGCCATAATGTATTATATCGAAACAGGAGAACATGTGATGATTTCGACTAATACTAAATTGCTACAAAACCAATTGTTAGAACACGATATACCTATCGTTAATCGAGCACTAAAGTCTCAAATTAATGCCAAATTAATTAAAAGTAAACAAGACTATATTTCATTAGGACTAATCAGTGATATTTTAAAAGAAGAAACATCAAATTATGAAGTCAATCTTTTAAAAATGCAATTACTGATTTGGATATTATCTACCGATACAGGCGATATCCAAGAGCTTAACTTGCGAGGGAGCCAACAAATGTATATGGCTCAAAAAAACGAAACATATACTGCAACATTGAAAGACGGTCATTACTATAATTATATAAAGAATAATGCAGCAAAAATCCAAATCGGCGTAACAAATCATGCACATTTATTACATTCTTCATCTGAAAATTCGATATATCAATTATTCCGTCATTGTATTATTGATGAGGCACATCGCTTACCAGATTACGCACTAAATTGCTCAATTTCAGAGTTGAGTTATAGTGATATAAAATATCAGCTTGGTTTAATCGGGAAAACTGAACATGAAAAGCTACTTAAACAAATTGATATGCTTGAACAACAACGTATACTCCAACAATTGAATATACCACCCATTGATGTCTTTACGTTTAAATCTGACCTCAATGATATACACGAAACAAATGAACATTTTTTCAATGTATTATTTAGTTTAGTACAAGATAACCCAATATACGACGATGAAACATCGAAATTACACTTTGCATACGATTTAGATGCACGTCAAATCACACCTATCTTACATCAGTATATTACGAAGGTAAACCAAACTATAGAAAACTTTAAAGGGATGAAACACAAGGTAATTAAAGCCGTACGTAAGCATTTACTTTATATTAGAGACCAATTACGAGAGCTTGAAAAGAATATCGAAAAAGGGCATACTTTTTATATTTCACTTAAAAACATCAATCAAAAGTCTACCATCAGAATCCACACCAAAAATACATTAGTCAAAGATGTACTAACCAAAAAACTTTTAGAAAAATTTGATTCAATTACTTTTATTTCAGGTACACTCACATTTAATCATTCATTTAGCACTTTCGAAAAGTGGTTTGATTATAAAAATAAATTTAACACTTATCAAATCAAGCCAACTCATAGATTAAAATCAAATGGTCATATATTCGTACCCAATGATATCGAAAAGTACAATTATCAAAACCACGATCAATATATTGAAACGATGATTGAATATATTTCACGTTATGTGAATACTATAAAAGGAAAATGTTTGATATTATTTACCAGTTACCAAATGTTGTATACTGTAATGGATTATTTAAATCAAATGGCTGAATTTGAAGATTATGTCATTTTATCTCAACAACCTAATCAAAATTATAAAATAGTACAGCAGTTTAATCATTTTGATAAAGCAATCCTACTTGGTACGACATCTTTCTTTGAAGGATTTGATTACCAATCAGCAGAAGTCAAATGCGTAATGATCGCTAAGTTACCATTTATGAGCCAATATGCAGATAAACCTATGTTATTAAAAGATGAATTTAATAATATATTTAAAGATTATATACTTCCTGAAGCAGTAATCCGCTTCAGACAAGGACTGGGACGACTACTTAGGAATGAAAATGATAAAGGGATCATCGTTTCATTTGATAGTCGATTGTTACACAGTTCATATACACATTTCTTTTTAGATACACTTTCTCAATATCACACACATGAAGGAAGTGCAAATCAATTTGAGGAGATTTTAAATCACCTTAAAAAGAGTCATCACTAG